The genomic interval CCTCAGGACTGCTGTATGCAGAGTAGTTAAGGATTAACAGTGTTTAATGTGGATTATAACACgatgaaagaacttctcaggTGGCCACACACTGAGGCACCTGATTGCCAAATTATAAACCGTAGCGCCATGGGTGGGTATGGTGGCTGTGGCACCTTAAACAAGATGAGCTGTAACTGACCACGGCATCAAGAGTGAAAATAGCACCCGGTACCGTGGGGAGCTGGGAGTGCAGCTGTGCTTCTTTCCAGGGCTGCTCCTTTAGACTCACACCCGCGGTCGTGCACGATGGAAGACAAGATGCCTTTTGCTGGCGTAGGACGGGATTTGGCTgtagaataaaggaatgaattggGACACATTGTGTGGAAACTGGCTTCCATGATGCCAAGGCTCCTATTCCCCGACCAGAAAAAGAGCCATAATTTCCCACTGCCTGATGTACTTTACAAATCTCCAAGTCACGTGTGTGCGGGGAGTTCTCTGCCTTTGTCCTTGTCCGTGTGAGGCTCTCCTGGGCTCATGAGAGGCCAGCGTCCTCAGCTGACCTGACGCTGCATACGGAACTACTGCGAGGTACCTGGCCCTGGTGACCAGCCTGCTGACAGCTTTTCACCTGCGGttcccttccctgcctgctcTGGGCCATCTGGTCACATTGCAGGTGCCAGTCTCTCATCTGCTCCTTCCGTCCCAGCTGggatggtgctgggagggggactctggagtcagaccccCTGCTTCCAGTCCCAGCCCCACGTCCTACTAGCTTGGGACCTTGGCTGAAAAAGCTGCTTCTCTCTTGTCCACGCGTAAGAAGGGTGATGGTGGGGGAGATGAAGTGAGGTGACATGGGTGACGCGACAGCCCCGGGAACTGCTCATAAGTGCTGGGCAGCATCGCCTGCGCTGTTGTTCTCACTGGTGCGGGATTGGGTGTCACTATTTGGTGGGTCACATTCATGAAACTTTTAGAAACCAAAGTGGCAGGTCTAAGTCTGTAGAATGCTAGAAACTCCTACCTCTGTCCTTCAGCAGCAGagagacaaaagtagtaaaatcagaaagaaaagttACGTGTATCTTCCCCACTCTGTCCTCTAGGTTTGTTTTTCAGTTTACCATTGTTCATCGGTCCAGTATGGTAACACAGGGAGAAAGCACTTGAGTTTTGCAAATGATGTTATACAGTATGCCTACTCaagaaaaaggggaagaaagacgAAACGCTCACAAGCCTGGCCTCTTGATCCATCTGAGTCTCTCCCGTGGCTTTGCAGGACCCTTCATCCCAGCCCCAGGCTGACAGCTTTGGGAGTGAAGGGAGTCGCTTCACCTTTTAGTTTAATGTGCACAGAACGCCAGGTCTGAGTCTGACACGGCTGTCATGAGTACTTTCTAAAGCAGTTTTAACCAGGCTCATTATATTTAGAGTTTTATATCCATTTATGTTGTTAGCGCCTTCAGTCTGGCTCTTCCCACATGAGCTAATATAACTttctaaaataaaccaaaaagtaGCTAGCCAGGGTGAGAAAGTCGACCTTGTGTGGGTCAGAGCCTCACACAGGGAAGCGGCTGACTGTGGCCTTGTGTGGTCCCACATCTCTGGGCACAGCCAGTGACAGAGCCGGTGCAGATACATTCAGGAGCCACGGCCTGTGGCTTTTGCCTCGATGCTGATATGAAAAAGGCTTTAGGATGGTTGAGTATCCAATGCCAGCTTGTCATGTCtcaaatacaggaaaaaaaaaaaaaagatggcactAAAAGAGAGCTGAGAAACAAGACAGACAGAGAGCAATGAAGTGAAGTGGTTTCCTAACGTGATGAAGGAGAGAAGAGTCACATACAGAACGTGAGCTGGGAATCTCAAACTGGAAGGGGCCTTCATGATCACCCCCTACTCCAACCTTCAGTGTTGTGTCTGAGGACCAGCTACAAACAGAGTTTACAGATCATTAGGAAGTGCAAATTGTAAGGTCAGAGGTAACACTTAGTAGCCCACTGACCCCGGTACCGATTTGAGATGTCCTAGAAAGTGAAACTTGCAGAGATAGAAGCTGATCCATTTTAAGTACCAAAacttaaaaatgttaaccatttttATGAAAATGTCTATAAAACATCTTATAAGCTTTTTCTTGATGgctcagggttttgttttgtttcgttttgtttaatctttttttcattgAGAAACATCAGATATTCTGGTCTATTTTTGATTAACTTATTATCCCCAGTGATTTGAAACTTCATTGTCTTGAGTTTCCATCACGAACAAATCCCTGATATATTAACTTGAGTgctacatatattctttttcatgaaggGAGAGTGAGTAGTAATAATACAGTTCCACAATCCCTTGTTTAAAGCCCTTAGATCCAGGTAAGTTTCTAAATTTAGATATTTCCACAGTTTAGGAAGGTCCTATAGCACAGACGGCGTGCACGACAGATACCCCCAGTGGTACCTGTTCAACACATTGTCGTTTCCTCAGCAAAGTGTATGAATGCTCACCCCAGGTGGGACACAGAAGTGCCCACTGTCAGGTCAGATCAGGTTTGGCTGCCAAATGAGTTGTGGCATCAGAAAAAGAACTTGGTTTTCAGAGGCTTTTAAATTTTGTAACTGTGCTTAAGAAATCATAGACCCATGGGTAACACTTACTGAAGATCTCCtctattccaggcactgtgctacatGCTTTATGCATCTCATTAAATCCTCGCAGCAGGTACATACTTCTGTTATTCCCATTTACAAGTAGAAAACTGACACACAGAGGCACTCAGTAACTCTCCCATCATCACAAAGCTAATTAAGTTGCAGGGCGAGGATGTGTACCAAGGCTGACCTTTACTAAGGGCTTGTGTATCAGGCATTGTCTGGGCACTTTGCACATTCTCCCTCCTTTGATCTGCATCCAACCCTGTAAAATAATCagtatcattatccccatttgatagatgagaGGCAACAAGGAGATTATTTAACATGCCCAAGGCTCGGTCTGGTAGACAGTATGATTCCAGAGCACGTGTGTATACAACGTCGTATGAGCTTGtagcaataaaacaactggtggTGAGATTCAGCAAAATTAATTACCGCATTAGAGGCCACAACCCTCTCTGCTTGTGATGTCTTCAAACATCAGCACTGATGCTACGCTCCTTATACTTCCAACCACTCAGTGTAggttttataatttctttatatGGGATCATTTACTACATGTCCCTTCACATTTGCCCGCAACCCCCCCACCACTATCTCACTGTCCTGCCTTATTTATTAATGGAGTGTGGGTGAGCACCTGTCAGCATTTCCAAAACGTGTCCTGGCACATTTGGGAGGAGATACTTTCAcagcccccttctccctccccgcAAGGAACCCAAGTTCTCtccaagccatccttcacttttCACCTTGAATAGAATCCTAGCCACAACCAACATTACAAATCACCTCTTTGATGTGAAAAAGAGATGGAAAGGCCAGTGGACTTTGTTGTAGAAAACCATCTAATTCTAGAATAGCTCTCTTGGTCCTGTGTTGAGTCAGTGGGTTCCACTAGCAGCAGGAAGCTAGGAACGCCTCCTCAGACACGCCCCTCACTGTGTGTGAACCCCGCAGCTCTCCAGCCTATGGAGAACTTTGTCCATCTAGGGCAACCACATGGTGTTACAGATGATCTCACATGGAAGATGACAAAATACAGTCGAATTTGCCAGGGGGTTCCAAAAGTTTTAAGATCCTGGGTCATTGTCCCAGCTGGCAATAATCACCTTCCTTACTCATTCAGTCCAGAGAAGAACTGATCGGTTTGACCAGCACTGAGATGACCCACTGCACTGGAAATGCCCCAGAATCCTTCGGAAGCTGGCTGTGTTTCACTGGCTGTTTCTGGCCTGCCACACCCAAGAGAGGCAGGTGGTCCATGGCTTATGACCATGATTTGCTCCTGCAGTAAGCCCTGCGCCACGGCTGGCAAAGAGGGGCATCTCGGCTTCTTCTGTTCTGCGTTGAGGAGGAGTCTCTTCCCGCAGCCTAGCGGTGTCGTGCTGTTTTGTAACACGCTGTGTGTCCTGCTCTTCTGGTTCTTTGCTAAGTTTGCCACTGCAGTGGTTCCAGTGCTGTCACTCAGTCAGTTCTGGAATTCAGTGATAACCTACAAAATCACTGAGGGAAGAGCCCGGACCTCCCTCCTAACTGCACAGAGGGTCCTTGTGCTGTACCTCTGGGAGCTATACATGGCTAACGGCCCCACTGCATCTGCTGCTCTTGTCCCCTTGTCCCTCTGTTGTCCTGAGCATTGAGCATGCGGGCGCACACCACCCCTGAGTCTCATCAGACACTTCCTCTGTCCGTGCTGGCTCAAGAGCTGCTTCTCTGCAGCAggagccactttttttttttcctctctccttttatttCCAGATTCAGTGCCATTCTGGTTGCCTGAGATGGCCTGACCACCATACAAGGACACTAGGCTGGTGACCACTGACACTTATCTTCCACGGGGCTAGACTGGAAAAATCACTGCAGTGGGGTGCTGGTGGGCTGGTTTTGAGGCATCGCATGGGATTCTCCTCGAATCACAGTTTGATTTAAAGATGGATATTGTGGAATCCTACATTCATTTTTGCTAATACCAGCCACCCTGAGTAACATGATTTGGGGGATCAGTAACCTCCTAAAACAGCCCATCATGTGGCAGACGGCTCAAGGCCAAGAGAAATACTCTGCTTTTCATTTGTGTGGGGTTTTCTAAAATGAAAGAGTTActagactggaaaaaaaaaaaagatgaacactgAATATGTAAGTAGATTtaagcatgtaaatcaatgatttAATTAGTGACATGCTTCCTCTTGGGTGAACCTGATTCATGAAGCCGCCGCCCAGAAACTCACCCAGAGGGTGGACGTGTGACTCCTGCTCCCCGACAGAGCACACTCTGAAGTAGAAAGTGCGAGCTTTTTAGAAGGGGAAAGGCAGTGTACTGCCTTGTTAGAGATTCTTCAGGCATTCTGTATTGCTAGGGCAGCTCACTTACACGTGGGATTCAAGACACAGGGGGTATCCTTTTTTGTTCCTCCTGGAGGGAGTTGTTTTTACTCTTCGATATTTAAAAACAAGCCACCACAACCTGAACTCGAAACCCAGATTACAGTCAAATCAGGCATTTGTGGTTTAGAGACGGTATCACATGACTCAGCTCATTCGTATTGCGCTTCATACCTGAACGTATGTTACAGCAGGAAAGTTAGTCCCAACAAGGAGGAAAGGTTGGTCTTCAGAGAAGGTCCCGCCAGTCTGTGTCCGGAGTCCTGAGGGTGCCGGGCGCTCCCCCTTGTGCGCGGAGTTTACACTAGGTGGCGTGCCAGGAAAGCCAAACTCAAACTTGGTTCTGTGCAAGCAGGGTTCTCTGGCGCTCGCTTCGGCCGGTGGTGGGTGCAGCTTTGGGGTCAGTATGTGGTTTGTGagtgctttcttttctcctctccaggATGAAGTGTCCTCTTGCTGGTACAAATAAAAGATTTCTAATTAACACAATTAAGAACACACTGCCCTCTCATAAGGAGCAAGACCACGAACAAAAAGAGGGCAGTAAGGAGCCCGCGAGAAGCCAGAACCAGAAGGAGGCGAGCCGGCAGAAGCACAGGACGCACCCCTACGAGCAGGGTGCGCAGGCCCGGGGCGCCGCCCGCCGCTCGCCGCCGAGGAAGCGGGGCAGCCCAGAGCGCAGCGGGAAGCGGCCCGGCAAGCGGTGAGGCCTGGGCCCGCGGCTGGTGGCGCAAACACCCACACCCCAGACGGGCTTCCCGGCTGGTCCGCTGTCCTGACCGCAGAAAATCACCCAAGACCCCGAGGGGAGAGGACAAAGGGGCCGCTCTGAAGACGTCTTGGCGAGTCTGAGCTGCTTCCGCGATGTAACACACACGTGTACCGTTTTCCTTCTATCCCTTTGGAAGTTGGTTTCAAAATAAATCCAGAACTTAGTTTCCAGAGATTGTTCAGACTAGTTTCAGTTTTTCTAATGTGCTGCATTTGTGGTTATTTCTCACaatctctctcaaaaaaaaaaagaaagaaagaaagaaagaaagaaacttgaaaGTCCTACACTTTGCTTTTTTGAGgtgacaaattaaaattttagaaatctgtcCAGTAACCATATTTATGAAAAGTTGTAGCCCTCCAAAGGCTGGAAATTTACCAAGAAATTGATGGCTCTGCACCTGTTGGCCTTTATGTAGGAAAATCTCAAAATCCCTTTGAATTTAGTGTTCCTTGTCAATAACCAGAGGTTAAAAATGGGCTCTGTTGTTTCCTTGTTGCATTCTCAGACTCATTCCTGAGATACAACagttttttctatatttaattttgggGGCAATATGTACGTTTTAAGTGGTGCTTTAAAAAGAATcttcaaaagttaaaataaacCTTATTTTAGTGCTATGCTTTGTTTAGCTAAAGACCTATGATACCACTTTTAGTCTAGCTGTTtcagaaatctgaattttaaataaaagtgtgTTTACaatgccttttttgttttttcaatatcAGTGTGACTCAGTTTTAACATACAATTACAAACCTTTTGAACCTATATTCTTCCTTTCACACTCAGGAAAATGTCGGCAAGCACCCTCCTCCCCTGTCCACAAAAGGAAGACGAATCTAAGAagagtctgtctctctgtccatatcccccccacccccaaatcttcCAAAGCAACTGAGCTTATGCCTGGCTGCTCCCAGATAATCAGTCGCTGCAGCCCAGCTCTCTGCTTCCTGGCAGCAGAGAAAACCCTTTCTAAATGCTAGAAAGGAGCATATCCGTAAAGTTAGCTTTGGCAGAAGTTAGAGAAACCAGAACAGATGTGTACCGCTCCTGCCCCGGCCAGTGAGCTCTGCCACACCTGCTCAGTCTGCCCGGACAGGACACAGACCATAGCTGTCCCACTCTCTGCACCCTTCTCCCCCAGGCCCCGGGCCTCACCTGTGACTTCCTACAAACACTCTCCCCTCTCAAACACTCCAAAGGAAGCACTTCGTTCACATGACTACCCAAATCTAGTTATGCATTGGCCTATATCTGTGCTAAATTTgagatgttttatatttaaatatctacTAGAAATGGTGGggtcatggtttttaaaaattcttgttataattaagtaaaataaagttgAGTTGTATCATTTGTCTATGTGCTCCATGTTTAGAGCAAATGGGCAAGTTCATTGTTCTTTAAAGGGAGATGATTATAATAAGCATATATCTTCCAATCGGAAGTAAGGGAAGCTCTCTAGCCTGATCACACTTACCTTTCTCATACAACTGTGTTAAAGGACAAGGGTTCTACAAAAccgttttccctttaaaaaccaCTTCTGAAATTACTAGAATCTTTAAAACTTTCATCAAGAGCAAATTATCCATTCATATTCCACCTCTCCACAGTAGATGTTAGGGAGAGTCTGTCCTTAGATACACACACCAGCTACTTTGTGCTTCTGCGGTTAAGGTACTGGCATCGCTGAGTGTCCATCCACCTCGGTGTCAGTGGCCAGCGTCCAGCAGAACTGTACTGAGGGAATCACACAGCCCAGGATGGGAAGTGGAGGACTTGAatttcagccccacctctgccGTTGGCTCACTGTGGCACCTTATCTGGGCCACTTCCCTGCACCCCGTATCCTCCTCACCTGCAAACTAAGGTGTTTGTGCTGAGTCTCCAGTTTTAAAACAAGTAGAGACAGAAGGGCACGCGTTAGCCCTAAGCTCAGGGACTGCATTTCGTGCCTCCACTCAAACACGCAGCAGGAGTTAAACACAAACGTGATTTTGCAAAATTCACTTTCTGTTTTGCCTCATCTTAGAAAACATAGCCTCTAAGAAAAGTGAATGAGAAGCCATAGTCTCTGCCTTGTCCCGTCCCCTGCTGGTGGCTAGTCTTTCTGAACAGCCCAGACACGAAGGGAGTGCAAGCCAGGTAGGTAGTTTTACCAAGAGCAGGCTACGTACTAAGGACGTTTCCTCAGGTCTGATTCTGGAAGGTGGTCGtgcagtttttaatttctcttgtgatttttcttttggcGGGGTGGATAGATCTGCCTCAAATCTACATAGTGGGATTTATCATTCTTTCACTGATTATTGATGTGATTAGCATGCTCGCCTATgtttatattatttcataatatCTGTCACCCCTAGAAGTCATGCCGCTGTCCTTGGATCATAAAGAGTATCTGGTAGGTAATCAGTGATTGTTTAATAGATGTTACCTGCGGTGAATTTCTGATAAAGTTCGCCTTGCCACTTTCCTAAGGAGTGTTCAACCCATAAGGATTCTCACCACAAGGTATCATAGGCTACAATGGAAACCGTGGACAATAACATTTTTTGTGTCACCTATGGGCAAACATGGGTGGCCCTTTTCTCCCCAGCTTTATTCAGATATTCAGTAtctgacatataacactgtgtaagtttaaggtgtgcaataTGATGATTTGATGTAAGCATATATTGTGAActaattaccacaataaggttagttaacacattcaTTACCTCAcagttacgtgtgtgtgtgtggtgagaaatTTAAGACAGGCCTTTTAAAACCCTGTGTCCATATGGTTATCTTACAACCCTATGAGGAAGGTGccatcactcccattttacaaataaggaaactgagaagcaTTTAATAGACTGCCCACGGTCACAGAAGTGGCAGAAATCCTATCTGAAGCCAGGACTGTCTGAATCAAAAACCTACGTTCTTTCCTCTACCTTATGCTGAACTTTGATCCAAACTCAGCTCCCTCAAAACACAGGACCAGGATGTCTCAATGTATATATGTCCCAAGGAGTCCCAGTTTAAGAACCTAAAAACCTTTTATAACCAATGCACTTCATTGGTTAAAATTTACTCCCAGAGACCTGAATGCAGAAGCTCCGTGCAGGCGACATTTGCACTGgggcagtgcctccccataggaCACTTCAGACAGCTGCCTAAATCCAAGACAAAAACTCTCACCGTTCTGTTGTTTAAGCAGTTAAATGGCAGCTGATGGACTGGAAACTCAACTCTCCATGTGAAGCACATATTTCAGGTTACTTCACATTTAACCTTTTTTCCACCCACAAAAATAGCAAGATTTAGGAGTTTAAAAGTCTTAGAGTCAAGGCCTCTTTGGTACTATACACAACATCCTCTGATCCAAGGAAAGTACACTGCCTCTACCTCGACCCTCCTTGGAAAGGTGTGTCACAGATCACAGCCTGAGCCCTGCCCTGTGGCTCATCTGAGTCTAGATAATGAGGAGACTTTGCCAAATGGAAACACTTGTTCTCATTCTGGAAAAGACTGCAGAGAAacaggctctcacacacacaggaacacatcaaaaagtaagtaaattaattaatgaatCCACATTAAACTGGCATGACAATGCAGTAAACAGGATTCAGAGGAATTtcataaataaatcatttttacttGGGTTGCTATAAATCTCAGGAGAAAGCCTTGGGCATTATGAAAAGGACAATAAGTAAAAACTTAGACTTGGAAGCATTATTAATAGTTGATTATATGAGCGACTTCTTCCATCTATTTAaccctgtaattttcactgttgGTTTATATAACTTATAAAAATTTCCTAAGTGAGACAGAAACTCCAGATGTAACGTATTTTATAAAATACCAGAGGGAGATGTTTCTCCACCAGATGAACGTATAGCCTGCCTTCCACAGTGGTCCCCtgtctttcctgttttttctcatttattcctctGGTGTAGTCCTCTCAAAATGAACTAGTCTATACTGTCCAATTACGAACCTCTGTTTAGTCCAAATTATACATCCATCAGTCTGATGGATAGTCTTTCAAAGCTCAATGTCAGTCTACAAAGGTAAACCAGCAAGACTGGTCTTTAATCCTATATCCCACAGGGAGAGCAAACCGTCCATTCTCACTCACTCAGTAAACACAGAGCCAAACACTGCGACAAACACACGCTGGGCCCAGACCTGAGCAGTTCAGCTCCTGTCCTCCAAATCTGCCAGGCCACGTTCACGTCTTCCAAACGGAAAGGTGCAGAGTATTTGCGCAGCACAAGATTTGCTTCCTAAAACTATTCTGGCCTCACCTGCAGGTATCCAAACTTCCTGCAGGAAGCAGCTGGTGGCCGTTCACCAGCACAAACGCAGCACAGACGCTTTCAATTTCATTCTTTAAGAGAAATTTTTCATTTGGATGAGTTCTAATAATATGTAGGTATCTAATGAATCTTCCAAGTCTGTATGTGtttcaaaatgtatatatataatcagCTCATGTAAAACTattagaaacacacaaggaacagagtaaaaatttggcAGAAGATGAAATACTGACAAAATTAAACACCTAATgagcatatgaaaaaatatctCACCGGTAAACAAAAAAcgcaaattaaaatgactttcTCACCTTTCAAGTTAGCAGTTTTAACTAAGTAATTGTGTGACAAGTGTGGTGATACAAATACTCTCCAAAAGACAATTAGTGAGTGGATAAAATGGCTCAAATTTCCAGGAGGCTTTAAAATGTCCTCTTTTGTTAACAAAAAACCCTGCTTCTAAGAGTTTCACAGTTAGATTCTGTGTTCAATTTGGTATATATCCTTATCGAGATATTTGCTAAAATAATCTCTTCTCAGTACTTGACTTTCTGTTCATGCCCTTGTTTTAATGATTTTGCTTTAGAGCTCTACCAACAAACTTAGCAATAATATCAAtgtaaaaaggtaaataaatcaCAAACCTCTTTTCTCAGATGTTAATTACGTTCATTTTCCCCACATTCCCTCGTAGGCCGGACCACACGCTATAAAGCTGGGGTGGTCTTTTGCAGGATGCGGTGTTTGCTCTGAATTAGTGACCAATAAATTGTTCTTCATCTCCTAAAGCCAGAACACAAGAGGAGGATGTGGAAACtcacaaaatttaaattaatacttCACTCTCAAAAACATGTGCTCCCTTAGCTCTGAATCTCTGAGCTCTGCAGGTCTGATCTAGTGCCCCGTGGAGAAAGAGTGCTTGATACACCTGGGGTCATGGTAGTGGTTCCACCGAGATGGAAGTCAGGACTACCCAATGGCAATTTCAGCCTCCTCTTAAACCACTGGGAGTTTGACCaggaagattaaaagaaaattggCACCAAATCTTGAAACTGTTGGAAGCTTAGGAGGACTCCTGGTCCACCTCTGTGAGTGACCACACTCAGGGGTAAAGGTTAGTGGAAGCCTAATAACACT from Camelus bactrianus isolate YW-2024 breed Bactrian camel chromosome 14, ASM4877302v1, whole genome shotgun sequence carries:
- the LOC123615819 gene encoding protein POLR1D → MEEDQELERKAIEELLKEAKRGKTRAETMGPMGWMKCPLAGTNKRFLINTIKNTLPSHKEQDHEQKEGSKEPARSQNQKEASRQKHRTHPYEQGAQARGAARRSPPRKRGSPERSGKRPGKR